From Herpetosiphonaceae bacterium:
AGATCAGCCGGTACGAGGTGCGCTGCAACCGCGCGATCTCGCGGCCCAGCAGCTCAGGATCGCCGCGATCCCAGCCATCGCTGATCAGCAGCACCACCGCGCCCCGTCCGAGCACGCGCCGACCCCACTTGAAATTAAACTCTTTGATCGCGTCGCCGATGCGCGTGCCGCCGCTCCAATCCTGCACCGCGCTGCCGACCGCCTGCACGGCCTCGTCGATGTCTTTGTGCTCAAGCATCCGCGTGATCCGCGTGAGCCGCGTGCCGAACACGAACGTCTCGACATCGCGCAGGCCCATGCTGATCGTGTGGACGAATTGCAGCAGAATCCGGCTGTAGCGATCCATCGAGCCGCTGATGTCGCAGAGCACGACCAGCGGACGCTGCTTGAGGCGGCGGGTTTTACGCCAGAGCATCACCATCTCGCCGCCGCTGCGCAGCGTGTGGCGCAGCGTCCGCCGCACATCGATCCGCCGCCCGTTGCCGCCGATCCAGCGCCGCACCGGGCGCAGCGACATACGGTAGGCGAGCTGCGCGATCAGCGCGCGGGCCTGCTCCATCTCATCGGCGTTGAACTGGGCAAAATCCTTGTGCCGCAGATGCTCGCTCCGGCTGAACGACATCTGGATCTCGATCTCTTCCTGCTCCTCGCGCGGACGCTCATCGTCGTGTGCCCGCTCAGGCCGATCGCGCTGCAAACGCCGTGGGATGCGCACCTCTTTGACGCGGCTGTCGGGCAGCGCAACGCCGCCGCCCTTGCCCTGGCGCTGCATGGCCCAGAAAAACTCCCAGGCTTCGTCGAAGAGCGGCAGGTCCTCGCGCCGCCGGATCAGGATCGTGCGGCAGGTGAGATAGACATCATCGCGCCGCCCGATCTCGACATGCTCCAGCGCAGCCAGCAAGTCGAGCATCTGGCCGGGATTGATCGCCACGCCAAACTGGCGCAGCAGCCGCCCGAAGGCCAGCAGGTGATCGAGCAGATGATGCTCGGTGAGCGGAGATGGCATCATAGTCAGCTCAAAGTTCCAAGTTTCGAGTTGCAGGACCTCACCCCGGCCCTGCGGGGCCACCCCTCTCCCGCTGCGCAGGCGATGGGGAGGAAGAGAAATCTGTGGGGGGCACCCGCCCCCGGCCTGACGGCTCCTACCCCGCCTGCTCCACCAGCGCAGG
This genomic window contains:
- a CDS encoding VWA domain-containing protein, encoding MMPSPLTEHHLLDHLLAFGRLLRQFGVAINPGQMLDLLAALEHVEIGRRDDVYLTCRTILIRRREDLPLFDEAWEFFWAMQRQGKGGGVALPDSRVKEVRIPRRLQRDRPERAHDDERPREEQEEIEIQMSFSRSEHLRHKDFAQFNADEMEQARALIAQLAYRMSLRPVRRWIGGNGRRIDVRRTLRHTLRSGGEMVMLWRKTRRLKQRPLVVLCDISGSMDRYSRILLQFVHTISMGLRDVETFVFGTRLTRITRMLEHKDIDEAVQAVGSAVQDWSGGTRIGDAIKEFNFKWGRRVLGRGAVVLLISDGWDRGDPELLGREIARLQRTSYRLIWLNPLLGMPGYQPLTRGLQAALPHVDDFLPVHNLHSLEQLGAKLADTLRR